Proteins from a single region of Chromobacterium sp. ATCC 53434:
- a CDS encoding metal-dependent hydrolase, with the protein MMVATHVAFGAFCAVSAALWLHLPAAAAAVLLAGGLAGSLLPDIDHPKSWLGRRIPFISGPVAYLFGHRGVTHSLLAVIGVFYACVACLHGWGVKLGHSMPLVLGICVGYASHLIGDWLTPAGIPLLWPVRTRFRAPLMLLSAKMAEPLMVVGLWFGAGFLMSKTF; encoded by the coding sequence ATGATGGTGGCCACACATGTCGCGTTTGGCGCGTTCTGCGCGGTATCGGCCGCGTTGTGGCTGCATTTGCCGGCGGCGGCGGCGGCGGTCCTGCTTGCCGGAGGACTGGCCGGTTCGCTGTTGCCGGACATCGATCATCCCAAAAGCTGGCTGGGCCGGCGCATTCCATTCATTTCCGGGCCGGTGGCCTACCTGTTCGGCCATCGCGGCGTTACCCACAGCCTGCTGGCCGTGATCGGAGTGTTTTACGCCTGCGTGGCCTGTCTGCATGGCTGGGGCGTCAAGCTGGGACATTCCATGCCGCTGGTGCTGGGCATCTGCGTGGGCTATGCCTCGCACTTGATCGGCGATTGGCTGACGCCGGCCGGCATTCCGCTATTGTGGCCGGTACGGACGCGTTTTCGCGCGCCGCTGATGCTGTTGAGCGCCAAAATGGCCGAGCCGTTGATGGTGGTCGGACTGTGGTTCGGCGCCGGTTTCCTGATGTCGAAAACCTTTTAA
- a CDS encoding IS630 family transposase gives MEKIDVRKLELAAREQLRRTAIRMYKRGRSQASIAEELGLRRPTISAWVVREAALGAQGFKEQKRGRAEGTGRRLTEAQEARIKQDIVDRTPDQMKLRFALWSAQAVKAVIKQMFLIDLPIRTVRLYLARWGFTPQRPLKRAYEQRPAAVEKWLKEEYPAIVARAKAEMAEISWGDESAVSSVEHFPRGYAPKGQTPVLVLSQSKRARINLISAITNQGKMRFMLYRETLTARVLIKFLMRLIRDAGGKKVFLILDNLRVHHSKLVQAWLEEEENKKAIELFFLPSYSPELNPDEYLNGDLKARMSAGEPVRSDGQLQGKVLSHLRSLQKQPARIRSYFRHEKIRYAA, from the coding sequence ATGGAAAAAATCGATGTGCGCAAGCTTGAACTGGCCGCCCGTGAGCAGCTGAGGCGTACCGCTATCCGGATGTACAAGCGAGGCCGGTCTCAAGCCAGTATTGCCGAAGAACTCGGGCTGCGCCGCCCCACCATTTCCGCCTGGGTGGTGCGTGAGGCAGCACTAGGTGCGCAGGGATTCAAAGAACAGAAGCGCGGTCGCGCCGAAGGCACCGGCCGTCGGCTGACCGAGGCGCAGGAAGCCCGGATCAAGCAGGACATCGTGGATCGCACGCCAGACCAGATGAAGCTGAGGTTTGCCCTGTGGAGTGCTCAGGCGGTCAAGGCTGTAATCAAGCAGATGTTTCTGATCGATCTGCCGATCCGTACTGTCCGTCTGTACTTGGCCCGCTGGGGCTTTACGCCGCAGCGCCCGCTCAAACGCGCTTATGAGCAGCGACCGGCAGCAGTCGAGAAATGGCTCAAGGAGGAATACCCGGCTATCGTCGCGCGTGCCAAAGCGGAAATGGCTGAAATCAGCTGGGGCGACGAATCGGCGGTGTCGAGTGTTGAGCACTTTCCGCGTGGCTACGCCCCAAAAGGCCAAACCCCAGTTCTGGTGTTATCCCAATCGAAAAGAGCGCGCATCAACTTGATTTCGGCCATTACCAACCAAGGCAAGATGCGCTTCATGCTGTACCGGGAGACCTTGACGGCCCGGGTGCTGATCAAGTTTCTGATGCGGCTGATCCGTGATGCTGGCGGCAAGAAGGTGTTCTTGATCCTCGACAACTTGCGCGTGCATCACAGCAAGCTGGTGCAAGCATGGTTGGAGGAGGAAGAGAACAAGAAGGCGATTGAGTTGTTCTTCCTGCCCAGCTACTCACCGGAACTGAACCCGGATGAATACTTGAACGGCGACCTGAAGGCCAGAATGAGCGCAGGTGAGCCGGTTCGATCAGACGGTCAACTTCAAGGGAAAGTGCTGTCCCATTTACGCTCATTGCAGAAGCAGCCGGCCAGAATCCGGTCGTACTTCCGGCATGAAAAAATCCGCTACGCGGCATGA
- a CDS encoding NHL repeat-containing protein: MKASLLRALIVTSIPLAACGGGGGGGQESGISADAGGGGGVNGGGEMPLPPAIPIEPNPPDDTSPMEPVYPVCDDSPSMKSETTHIIPSLVLAEKKQGAQYDTAVAKRVSFATKDQSINEYKNASQSQGDEYGSSFKGLKFIADKAIRPNPSSNKMETIKLDINPSFHRMVNTTMISPLSESGKIIKTVANMSLKTKAEVENHYVAQSIPERFSFNRAIQTKLSTPNVGKISNFVKVENLVSGGAVTVTIAGSGTAGLFNGYPRTARFYYPISVAVDSSNNIYVADFYNHAIRKIDASNRIVSTVTSTDAKLYYPGGVAVNNQGDVYIADSYHNQIKKYSKDGLISIVAGTGAAGRVDGQGGSASFYRPMGIAVSEDNSLYVADSGNHLIRKITPDGMVSTISGSSYGFADGNLKNGKFYYPSGITLDEKAGLIYVLDSRNYRIRKIDIKADTVSTFAGNGLAGSVDGTGAEAKFYFYGYYSTGIAINPKGELYVTDTLNNKIRKIDQNGNVTTVTGSVYGFLDGTAEVTKFAYPTGAAVGKNGCLFVADFYNQIIRRVSD; this comes from the coding sequence ATGAAAGCCAGCTTGTTGCGCGCATTGATCGTAACGTCTATTCCCCTCGCCGCCTGTGGTGGCGGTGGCGGAGGAGGACAGGAGTCCGGAATTAGCGCTGATGCAGGAGGCGGAGGCGGAGTGAATGGTGGGGGGGAAATGCCTTTACCACCCGCAATTCCAATCGAACCGAATCCCCCTGATGATACGAGTCCTATGGAACCGGTATATCCCGTTTGTGATGACTCTCCGAGCATGAAAAGCGAGACTACACATATCATCCCGTCGCTGGTGTTGGCTGAAAAAAAACAAGGTGCCCAATACGACACCGCCGTTGCAAAGCGTGTGAGTTTTGCCACTAAAGATCAGAGCATAAACGAGTACAAAAACGCCTCCCAATCTCAGGGGGACGAATATGGATCAAGCTTCAAAGGATTAAAATTTATCGCGGATAAAGCAATCCGCCCAAACCCATCAAGCAATAAAATGGAGACCATCAAGCTTGACATTAATCCATCTTTTCATCGCATGGTCAATACAACAATGATCTCTCCGCTTTCGGAAAGTGGGAAAATCATAAAAACTGTGGCGAATATGAGCCTAAAGACCAAGGCGGAAGTAGAAAACCATTACGTCGCTCAAAGCATTCCAGAACGCTTCAGTTTCAATCGAGCAATTCAGACTAAACTGTCCACACCGAATGTCGGGAAAATATCCAACTTCGTTAAAGTTGAAAATCTGGTATCGGGTGGGGCGGTAACAGTGACCATTGCAGGATCTGGCACTGCCGGGCTTTTTAATGGGTACCCAAGAACGGCCAGATTTTACTACCCCATTTCGGTAGCGGTAGATTCAAGCAATAATATATATGTAGCTGATTTCTACAATCATGCGATTAGAAAAATAGATGCGTCAAATCGTATAGTTTCGACTGTCACAAGCACTGATGCCAAACTGTATTATCCTGGCGGTGTAGCTGTAAACAATCAAGGCGATGTATACATTGCTGACAGCTACCATAATCAGATAAAGAAATACTCCAAAGACGGCTTAATTTCAATCGTTGCCGGTACTGGAGCCGCCGGTCGCGTAGATGGACAAGGCGGTTCTGCGAGTTTCTATCGCCCCATGGGAATTGCCGTCAGCGAAGACAATTCGCTTTATGTAGCGGACAGTGGCAACCATTTAATAAGAAAGATTACTCCGGACGGCATGGTCAGCACCATCTCTGGTTCCAGTTATGGATTCGCCGATGGCAACTTAAAGAATGGGAAATTTTACTATCCATCAGGAATTACGCTTGATGAGAAAGCTGGATTGATTTATGTGTTGGACAGTCGAAATTACCGAATAAGAAAAATAGATATCAAGGCAGACACTGTTTCAACATTTGCCGGAAATGGATTGGCGGGCTCTGTTGATGGCACAGGAGCAGAGGCAAAATTCTACTTCTACGGGTACTACAGCACGGGGATTGCCATCAATCCCAAAGGGGAGTTGTATGTAACAGATACCCTAAACAATAAAATCAGAAAGATCGACCAAAATGGAAACGTCACGACCGTGACAGGTTCTGTTTATGGGTTTCTGGATGGCACCGCGGAAGTTACAAAATTTGCCTACCCCACTGGGGCTGCCGTTGGGAAAAATGGATGCCTTTTTGTTGCAGACTTCTACAATCAGATAATCAGAAGGGTTTCGGATTAA
- a CDS encoding AraC family transcriptional regulator, which translates to MNRLDTLLHRFPVRARMFHAGAVCGIADFSTPGSGGQLHLLRAGAMDVVHSGRLAALHVSVPSLLFYPRPLPRRFMTEPGCEADLVCAELLFDGGAEHPIAAALPDVVCLPLADIAAMEHVLTMLFDEAFGDHCGREAVVDRLFEVVLVRLLRHLLEDGQIRGGMLAGLTHPKLRKALTAMHEQPGRAWTLEALADSAGMSRSVFAGVFRDIVGCTPGAYLQGWRVRLTQQGLGRGRSLKRIAEEVGYGSEAALSRAFKAQCGMTPRQWRQDRDAS; encoded by the coding sequence GTGAATCGCCTCGATACGCTGCTGCACCGCTTTCCGGTCCGCGCGCGGATGTTCCATGCCGGAGCGGTGTGCGGCATCGCCGACTTTTCCACGCCCGGTTCGGGTGGCCAGCTGCATCTGCTCAGGGCCGGGGCCATGGACGTCGTCCACTCAGGACGCTTGGCCGCGCTGCATGTGAGCGTTCCCAGCCTGTTGTTCTATCCGCGCCCCTTGCCTCGCCGCTTCATGACCGAGCCGGGATGCGAGGCCGACCTGGTGTGCGCCGAGTTGCTGTTCGATGGCGGCGCCGAGCACCCGATCGCCGCGGCGCTGCCGGACGTCGTCTGCTTGCCGCTGGCCGACATCGCCGCCATGGAGCACGTGTTGACGATGCTGTTCGACGAGGCCTTCGGCGATCACTGCGGCCGCGAGGCCGTTGTCGACCGGCTGTTCGAAGTCGTGCTGGTTCGGCTATTGCGCCATCTGCTGGAGGACGGACAGATTCGCGGCGGCATGCTGGCCGGTCTGACGCACCCCAAGCTGCGAAAAGCGCTGACGGCGATGCACGAGCAGCCGGGGAGGGCATGGACGCTGGAGGCGCTGGCCGATAGCGCCGGCATGTCGCGCAGCGTATTCGCCGGCGTCTTCCGCGACATTGTCGGCTGCACGCCGGGCGCCTATCTGCAAGGCTGGCGGGTCAGGCTGACGCAGCAGGGCCTGGGCCGGGGACGCAGCCTGAAGAGGATCGCGGAGGAGGTCGGATATGGCAGCGAGGCCGCGCTGTCGCGAGCGTTCAAGGCGCAGTGCGGGATGACGCCGCGGCAATGGCGGCAGGATCGCGACGCCAGCTGA
- a CDS encoding twin-arginine translocation signal domain-containing protein: MPSRRRFLQAGALGGAALLLAGYAAVPSADPAPADGQRRWLQPRDAEIVAALAPTMLGRADLPLAQVIDGVDLAVAGLPPATRQEVRQLFDLLGNRWARRWLAGVRSPWRQAGQAELADFLQRWRDSHFLLQRSAYQALHQLIGAAWYGNPASWAAIGYRLPAGVMEMLP; the protein is encoded by the coding sequence ATGCCCAGCCGCCGCCGATTCCTGCAGGCCGGCGCGCTCGGCGGCGCGGCCCTGCTGCTGGCCGGCTACGCAGCCGTGCCGTCGGCCGATCCTGCGCCGGCCGACGGCCAGCGGCGCTGGCTGCAGCCGCGCGATGCCGAGATCGTCGCCGCGCTGGCCCCGACGATGCTGGGCCGGGCCGATCTGCCGTTGGCGCAGGTGATCGACGGCGTGGATCTCGCGGTGGCCGGCTTGCCGCCGGCCACTCGCCAGGAGGTGCGCCAATTGTTCGATCTGCTGGGCAATCGCTGGGCGCGCCGCTGGCTGGCCGGCGTCAGATCGCCGTGGCGTCAGGCGGGGCAGGCCGAGTTGGCCGATTTCCTGCAACGCTGGCGCGACAGCCACTTTTTGCTGCAGCGCAGCGCCTACCAGGCCCTGCATCAGCTGATAGGCGCCGCCTGGTACGGCAACCCGGCCAGTTGGGCGGCCATAGGCTATCGCTTGCCGGCCGGGGTGATGGAGATGCTGCCTTGA
- a CDS encoding TetR family transcriptional regulator: protein MARKTKEDSQKTRDAILDGAEQVFLANGVANATMAEIADAAGVSRGAVYGHYDNKLQVCQAMIDRAFALDALRFPAQRASACETLLEVGCYYLAQFLEPGSPQRVGQILYLKCEQIAENRSVLRRRETMDRLTMHYVRRQLRRAVAQGELPASLDAPLAADYLVCLFTGLYDLLEQGPTALPRCQRILRGALQGLPHAASLRQA from the coding sequence ATGGCCCGCAAGACCAAAGAAGACTCGCAGAAAACCCGGGACGCGATTCTGGACGGCGCCGAACAGGTCTTCCTCGCCAACGGCGTCGCCAACGCCACGATGGCGGAAATCGCCGACGCCGCCGGCGTATCGCGCGGCGCGGTGTACGGCCATTACGATAACAAGCTGCAGGTATGCCAGGCGATGATAGACCGAGCGTTCGCGCTGGACGCCTTGCGCTTCCCCGCTCAACGCGCGTCCGCCTGCGAGACGTTGCTGGAGGTCGGCTGCTACTATCTGGCGCAGTTTCTGGAACCGGGTTCGCCGCAACGGGTCGGCCAAATTCTGTACCTGAAATGCGAGCAGATAGCGGAAAACCGCAGCGTGCTGCGCAGGCGCGAAACGATGGACCGGCTAACAATGCACTATGTTCGCCGCCAACTGCGCCGCGCCGTCGCACAGGGCGAGCTGCCGGCGAGCCTAGATGCGCCCTTGGCCGCCGACTATCTGGTCTGTCTGTTTACCGGGCTGTACGATCTGCTCGAGCAAGGGCCGACCGCCCTGCCCCGGTGCCAGCGCATTCTGCGCGGCGCCTTGCAAGGCCTGCCCCACGCCGCCAGCCTGCGCCAGGCCTAA
- a CDS encoding coniferyl aldehyde dehydrogenase, whose protein sequence is MDAIKMPTQEESALLESFSRLRAASRAAPYPAAETRGSWLNALERLLQENRQALVDAVSRDFGQRSSVETRLAELFPSLEAVRHARRHLNRWMRPARRGVSIWFQPAGASVLPQPLGVVGVVVPWNYPLFLSFGPIVAALAAGNRVMVKMSEYTPATGELLEQLAARYFGSDLLTVVNGGPELAQAFTRLPFDHLLFTGSTAVGRHVMRAAAENLTPVTLELGGKSPTLVARGANLRRAAEAIVAGKLMNAGQTCVAPDYLLVNDKDREPLLDEIRAAAKRAYPTLAGNPDYTAIVNDRHYQRLRQWLDGARQAGARVEELNPAGEDPAVTRKMALTLVQDCPDDCALMREEIFGPILPVVSYDKFDEALAYINARPRPLALYLFDDDALRIERVLKETVSGGVSVNDTLLHVVQEDLPFGGVGPSGMGHYHGREGFLTFSKLKPIFRQSRLSGAWLTRPPYGVAVEWLLKLMLRR, encoded by the coding sequence ATGGACGCCATCAAGATGCCCACCCAGGAGGAAAGTGCGCTGCTGGAGTCTTTCTCCAGGCTGCGGGCGGCTTCGCGCGCCGCGCCTTACCCCGCGGCGGAGACCCGCGGGTCCTGGCTGAACGCGCTGGAGCGCCTGCTCCAGGAAAACCGCCAGGCGCTGGTGGACGCGGTCAGCCGCGACTTCGGCCAGCGCAGCAGCGTGGAAACCCGGCTGGCCGAACTGTTTCCATCGCTGGAGGCGGTTCGCCACGCGCGCCGCCATCTGAATCGCTGGATGCGCCCGGCGCGGCGCGGGGTATCGATATGGTTCCAACCGGCCGGCGCCAGCGTGCTTCCGCAGCCGCTAGGCGTGGTCGGCGTGGTGGTGCCGTGGAATTATCCCTTGTTCCTGTCCTTCGGTCCCATCGTCGCCGCGCTGGCGGCGGGTAACCGGGTGATGGTCAAGATGTCCGAGTACACGCCGGCCACCGGCGAATTGCTGGAACAGCTGGCGGCACGGTATTTCGGCAGCGATCTGCTGACCGTCGTCAACGGCGGCCCCGAGCTCGCTCAGGCCTTCACCCGCCTGCCGTTCGATCATCTGCTGTTCACCGGCTCCACCGCCGTCGGCCGCCACGTGATGCGCGCCGCCGCGGAAAATCTGACGCCGGTGACGCTGGAGTTGGGCGGCAAATCGCCAACGTTGGTGGCGCGAGGCGCCAACCTCCGTCGCGCCGCCGAAGCCATCGTCGCCGGCAAGTTGATGAATGCCGGCCAGACCTGTGTGGCGCCGGACTACCTGCTGGTCAACGACAAGGACCGCGAACCGTTGCTGGACGAAATTCGCGCGGCGGCCAAGCGCGCCTATCCGACGCTTGCCGGCAACCCCGACTACACCGCCATTGTCAACGATCGCCACTATCAGCGGCTGCGGCAGTGGCTGGACGGCGCGCGCCAGGCCGGCGCCCGGGTGGAAGAGTTGAACCCCGCCGGTGAGGATCCGGCGGTCACCCGAAAGATGGCGCTGACGCTGGTGCAGGATTGTCCGGACGACTGCGCCTTGATGCGCGAGGAAATCTTCGGTCCGATCCTGCCGGTGGTCAGCTACGACAAGTTCGACGAGGCGCTGGCCTATATCAACGCCCGGCCCCGTCCGCTGGCACTGTATCTGTTCGACGACGATGCGCTACGCATCGAGCGGGTGTTGAAGGAGACCGTGTCCGGCGGCGTCAGCGTCAACGACACGCTGCTGCATGTGGTGCAGGAGGATTTGCCGTTCGGCGGCGTCGGTCCGTCCGGCATGGGGCATTACCACGGCCGGGAGGGCTTTCTGACCTTCTCCAAGCTGAAGCCGATCTTCCGCCAGAGTCGCTTGTCCGGCGCCTGGTTGACTCGCCCGCCATACGGCGTCGCGGTGGAATGGCTGCTCAAGCTGATGCTGCGCCGCTGA
- a CDS encoding GMC family oxidoreductase — protein MSGRIPDPLRAGLASGWKVFDGSRQVQDLDWKADVVIVGSGAGGGIAAEVLSGAGLDVLIVEEGGLYSSADFRLNEAKAYSELYQESASRQTADKGVSILQGRTVGGGTTVNWTSAFRTPPDTLRWWQESYGLATLTPEAMRPWFEKAEQRLGIAPWQGMPNPNNLVLERGCQALGLRHARISRNVRGCWNLGYCGMGCPTNAKQSMLVTSIPAALERGARLLTRVRVERLQGDQAGKRIISLRGSLLAADGLTPSGRKLTVRAGHVVLAAGAIGSPAVMLRSDLPDSADLTGKRTFLHPVAMSAALMPERIEPYNGAPQTVYSDHFMHTQSLDGPLGFKLEVPPIHPLLAGVTFPGFGSAQAELLGRLPHLHASLALLRDGFHPDSQGGEVGLRGDGSPLLDYPLNDVVWDGVRRGWLAMAELQFAAGAERVLPLHTSAEPASSWRQARAMIESLPLQPLMAKLVSAHVMGGMAMGDDPTRGVVDEWGRHWMWRNLTVVDGSVFPTSVGANPQLSIYAFAWRAATALRIRLAAG, from the coding sequence TTGAGCGGCAGGATTCCCGATCCGCTACGCGCCGGGCTGGCCTCGGGCTGGAAGGTGTTCGACGGCTCGCGCCAGGTTCAGGATCTGGACTGGAAGGCCGACGTGGTCATCGTCGGCAGCGGGGCCGGCGGCGGCATCGCCGCCGAGGTGCTCAGCGGGGCCGGACTGGATGTGTTGATCGTCGAGGAAGGCGGGCTGTACAGCTCGGCCGATTTTCGTCTGAACGAAGCCAAGGCCTATTCGGAGCTATATCAGGAGTCGGCGTCCCGGCAGACCGCCGACAAGGGCGTTTCCATTTTGCAGGGCCGCACCGTCGGCGGCGGCACCACGGTCAACTGGACCAGCGCCTTCCGCACGCCGCCGGACACGCTGCGCTGGTGGCAGGAAAGCTACGGCCTGGCGACGCTGACGCCGGAAGCGATGCGGCCCTGGTTCGAGAAGGCCGAACAAAGACTGGGCATCGCGCCGTGGCAGGGCATGCCCAATCCCAACAATCTGGTGCTGGAGCGCGGCTGTCAGGCCTTGGGGCTACGCCATGCGCGGATCAGCCGCAATGTCCGCGGCTGCTGGAACCTGGGTTATTGCGGCATGGGCTGCCCGACCAACGCCAAGCAATCGATGCTGGTGACCAGCATTCCAGCCGCGCTGGAGCGCGGCGCGCGCCTGTTGACCCGGGTGCGGGTGGAGCGGTTGCAAGGCGACCAGGCGGGCAAACGCATCATCAGCCTGCGCGGTAGCCTGCTCGCCGCCGACGGTCTGACGCCGTCCGGTCGCAAGTTGACGGTCAGGGCCGGCCACGTGGTGCTGGCCGCCGGCGCCATAGGCTCGCCGGCGGTGATGTTGCGCAGCGACTTGCCCGACAGCGCCGACCTGACCGGCAAGCGCACCTTTCTGCACCCGGTGGCCATGTCCGCCGCGCTGATGCCGGAGCGGATAGAGCCTTACAACGGCGCGCCGCAAACCGTCTATTCCGACCATTTCATGCACACCCAGTCGCTGGATGGGCCATTGGGTTTCAAGCTGGAAGTGCCTCCGATTCATCCCTTGCTGGCCGGCGTGACCTTTCCGGGTTTCGGTTCGGCCCAGGCAGAGCTGTTGGGCCGGCTTCCGCATCTGCATGCGAGCCTGGCGCTGTTGCGGGACGGTTTTCATCCGGACAGCCAGGGAGGCGAAGTCGGCTTGCGCGGCGATGGTTCTCCATTGCTGGACTACCCGCTGAACGATGTCGTTTGGGACGGCGTGCGACGCGGTTGGCTGGCGATGGCCGAATTGCAATTCGCCGCCGGAGCCGAGCGGGTGCTGCCGCTGCATACCAGCGCCGAGCCTGCGTCGTCCTGGAGGCAGGCGCGCGCGATGATAGAGTCACTGCCGTTGCAACCGCTGATGGCCAAGCTGGTCAGCGCGCACGTCATGGGCGGCATGGCGATGGGCGACGATCCGACGCGCGGCGTCGTCGACGAATGGGGCCGGCACTGGATGTGGCGCAATTTGACGGTGGTCGACGGCTCGGTTTTCCCCACCAGTGTCGGCGCGAATCCACAGTTGTCCATCTACGCCTTCGCATGGCGTGCCGCGACGGCGTTGAGGATACGCCTGGCCGCGGGCTAA
- a CDS encoding organic hydroperoxide resistance protein: protein MAIEKILYRTEVTVAAGREGRAESPDGALKVQLSNPRELGGDGGPGTNPEQLFAAGYAACFLSSLRFAMARQKRTLPAGASATGIVGIGTIASGFAIEVELRVSLPGLPDDEARDWMAQAHIVCPYSHATRGNIDVRLLLV from the coding sequence ATGGCTATCGAAAAAATCCTGTACCGCACCGAGGTCACCGTCGCCGCAGGCCGCGAAGGACGCGCCGAATCCCCGGACGGCGCGCTGAAGGTCCAGTTGTCCAACCCGCGCGAGCTGGGCGGCGACGGTGGCCCCGGCACCAATCCCGAGCAACTGTTCGCCGCCGGCTACGCGGCCTGCTTCCTCAGCTCGCTGCGCTTCGCCATGGCCAGGCAAAAGCGGACTTTGCCGGCCGGCGCCAGCGCGACCGGCATCGTCGGCATCGGCACCATCGCCAGCGGCTTCGCCATCGAGGTGGAGTTGCGCGTCAGCCTGCCCGGACTGCCGGACGACGAGGCGCGGGACTGGATGGCGCAGGCTCACATCGTCTGCCCCTACTCCCATGCCACCCGCGGCAATATCGACGTGCGCCTGCTCCTCGTCTAA
- a CDS encoding alpha/beta hydrolase, protein MKRMLRIAAIMTAALIAETAPAAGSPGVEGHTQAFLDALADSGGPALETLAPAKARQVLTGAQQGVKLPPADISGKVIEVDGKPLKLTIIRPAGAKGALPAFMFFHGGGWILGDYPTHERLVRDLVVESGAAAVFVNYTPSPEARYPVAIRQAYAATRWVAENGAQIGVDGGRLAVAGNSVGGNMAAVVALMAKDNGGPRLRAQVLLWPVTEADFDDASYREFATGHFLTRAMMKWFWDAYAPDTSQRRDIYASPLLATTRQLQGLPPALVQTAEKDVLRDEGEAYARKLDAAGVSVVATRYNGMIHDFGLLNALSGLPATRAALRQAGEELKSRLR, encoded by the coding sequence ATGAAACGCATGCTAAGAATCGCCGCGATCATGACCGCGGCGCTGATCGCCGAAACCGCGCCGGCGGCGGGCAGCCCCGGCGTCGAAGGCCATACCCAGGCCTTCCTCGACGCCTTGGCCGACAGCGGCGGCCCCGCGCTGGAGACGCTGGCGCCGGCCAAGGCGCGGCAGGTGCTGACCGGCGCGCAACAGGGCGTCAAGCTGCCGCCGGCCGACATCAGCGGCAAGGTCATCGAGGTGGACGGCAAGCCGCTGAAACTGACGATCATCCGCCCGGCCGGCGCCAAGGGCGCCCTGCCCGCCTTCATGTTCTTCCATGGCGGCGGCTGGATCCTCGGCGACTACCCCACCCATGAACGCCTGGTGCGCGATCTGGTCGTCGAGTCCGGCGCGGCGGCGGTGTTCGTCAACTACACGCCGTCGCCGGAGGCCCGCTATCCGGTGGCGATCAGGCAGGCCTACGCGGCGACCCGATGGGTGGCCGAGAACGGCGCGCAGATCGGGGTGGATGGCGGCAGGCTGGCGGTGGCGGGCAACAGCGTGGGCGGCAATATGGCGGCGGTGGTCGCGCTGATGGCCAAGGACAACGGCGGCCCCAGGCTGCGCGCCCAGGTGCTGCTGTGGCCGGTGACCGAGGCCGATTTCGACGACGCGTCCTATCGGGAATTCGCCACCGGTCACTTCCTGACCCGGGCCATGATGAAGTGGTTCTGGGACGCCTACGCCCCGGATACCTCGCAGCGCCGCGACATCTACGCCTCGCCGCTGCTGGCGACGACGCGGCAACTGCAAGGCCTGCCGCCGGCCCTGGTGCAGACCGCGGAGAAGGACGTGCTGCGCGACGAGGGCGAGGCCTATGCCCGCAAGCTGGACGCGGCCGGCGTCAGCGTGGTGGCCACCCGCTACAACGGGATGATCCACGACTTCGGTCTGTTGAACGCCTTGTCCGGGCTGCCGGCCACGCGCGCCGCGCTGCGCCAGGCCGGCGAAGAGTTGAAGTCGCGCCTGCGCTGA